A window from Bacteroidota bacterium encodes these proteins:
- the gyrA gene encoding DNA gyrase subunit A — MIEGEKILRVNIEDQMKSAYIDYAMSVIVSRALPDVRDGLKPVHRRVLFGMLELGVLSNRAYKKSARIVGEVLGKFHPHGDTSVYDAMVRLAQDWSLRYPLIDGQGNFGSIDGDSPAAMRYTEARLRKIAEEMLNDIEKDTVIMKPNFDDSLVEPTVLPSKIPNLLVNGASGIAVGMATNMPPHNLREVVDGIIAYIENREITIPELMNYIKGPDFPTAGIIYGYEGVREAYETGRGKIIMRGEAKIEQDPNGREHIIVTSIPYQLNKSDMIKRTADLIGEKKIEGITDIRDESDRNGLRIVYELRRDAISDVVLNKLYQFTPLQTSFNVNNIALVNGRPKLLNLKQLIVYFVDHRHEVVTLRTEYELREAEKRAHILEGLLIALDHLDEVINLIRASRTPEEARNGLIEQFSLSEIQAKAILDMRLQRLTGLEREKIREEYDELINLIQHHKDVLSDENLRMAIIKEELLEIKEKYGDDTRTDIIYSGRDLRIEDIIENEDYVITISHMGYIKRTLLREYKVQHRGGRGAKGTEIREEDLIEHLFIASAHNYLLFFTENGRCYWLRVFEIPEGTKSSKGRAIQNLISIQPDDKVRAYINVRDLKDDDYINNNFIILATKHGTIKKTSLRAYSRPRQNGINAIKIKENDQLIEARLTNGSNEVIMALRSGRAIRFNESKVRPMGRNASGVRGIKPSGREDEVVGMICLENDTYEILVVSENGYGKRSKLEDYRVTNRGGKGVKTINITQKTGNLIAINNVQNSDDLMIINKSGLIIRLAVSSIPVIGRATQGVKLIGLRYGDAIAAITKVDVEENKKEGGIEPDESPGNDAPPISDDAIISDEKEKNGMDFV, encoded by the coding sequence ATGATAGAAGGTGAGAAGATTTTAAGGGTTAACATAGAAGACCAGATGAAGTCGGCTTACATTGATTATGCAATGTCTGTCATTGTGTCACGTGCACTGCCAGATGTACGTGATGGCTTGAAGCCAGTTCATCGCAGAGTTCTCTTTGGAATGCTTGAACTGGGTGTTTTATCAAACCGTGCCTATAAAAAATCTGCCAGAATAGTAGGGGAGGTCTTAGGTAAATTCCATCCACATGGAGATACATCAGTATATGATGCTATGGTCAGGCTCGCACAGGATTGGTCATTACGATATCCTTTGATCGACGGACAGGGTAACTTTGGATCTATCGACGGTGACAGCCCGGCTGCAATGAGATACACTGAAGCACGACTTCGGAAGATAGCAGAAGAAATGCTGAATGATATCGAGAAGGATACTGTTATTATGAAACCCAATTTCGATGATTCCTTAGTCGAGCCTACTGTACTTCCGTCAAAAATCCCAAATCTGCTTGTAAATGGCGCTTCCGGAATAGCTGTCGGGATGGCTACCAATATGCCCCCGCATAATTTACGAGAAGTGGTTGATGGCATTATTGCTTATATCGAGAATAGGGAAATTACGATACCAGAACTGATGAATTATATCAAGGGGCCTGATTTTCCGACTGCCGGAATTATTTATGGATATGAAGGTGTCAGGGAAGCCTATGAAACAGGACGTGGCAAGATCATTATGCGTGGAGAAGCTAAAATCGAGCAGGATCCGAATGGTAGGGAACACATTATAGTGACATCTATCCCATACCAGTTAAATAAATCGGACATGATCAAACGGACAGCTGATTTGATCGGGGAAAAGAAAATTGAAGGGATAACTGACATCCGGGATGAATCGGACCGTAATGGGCTCAGAATTGTATATGAACTTAGAAGAGATGCTATAAGCGATGTTGTTCTTAATAAATTATATCAATTTACCCCTTTGCAAACTTCTTTCAATGTCAATAATATTGCTTTAGTCAATGGCCGGCCCAAATTATTGAATTTAAAACAGCTTATTGTGTATTTTGTTGATCACAGGCATGAAGTGGTCACGCTTAGGACAGAGTATGAACTAAGGGAAGCTGAAAAAAGAGCGCATATACTTGAAGGATTGCTTATTGCACTGGATCATCTGGACGAAGTAATTAATCTTATCCGCGCATCCCGAACTCCTGAAGAAGCACGTAATGGCTTGATAGAACAGTTCAGCCTTTCTGAAATCCAGGCAAAAGCAATTCTGGATATGAGATTGCAGAGACTTACAGGTTTAGAACGTGAAAAGATCAGAGAAGAATATGATGAACTTATTAATCTCATACAACATCATAAAGATGTGCTGTCCGATGAAAATCTAAGAATGGCCATCATTAAAGAAGAACTTCTTGAGATAAAAGAAAAATATGGTGATGATACCCGTACGGATATTATTTATTCTGGTCGGGATCTGAGAATTGAGGATATCATCGAAAATGAAGATTATGTGATCACCATTTCTCATATGGGCTATATTAAAAGGACACTTCTGCGAGAATACAAGGTCCAGCACCGTGGTGGAAGGGGAGCCAAAGGAACAGAGATTCGTGAGGAAGACCTTATTGAGCATTTATTCATAGCTTCTGCACATAATTATTTGCTCTTCTTTACTGAAAATGGCCGTTGCTATTGGTTGCGTGTATTTGAAATCCCAGAAGGAACAAAATCGTCCAAAGGCAGAGCTATTCAAAATCTGATAAGTATCCAGCCGGATGATAAAGTAAGGGCATATATTAATGTCAGGGATCTAAAAGACGACGATTACATCAATAATAATTTCATTATACTGGCCACAAAGCATGGAACTATTAAAAAAACATCCCTGAGAGCCTATTCAAGGCCAAGGCAAAATGGAATAAATGCCATTAAAATAAAAGAAAACGATCAACTGATCGAAGCACGGCTGACCAATGGAAGCAATGAAGTGATCATGGCATTACGGTCGGGAAGAGCTATTCGTTTCAATGAATCCAAGGTCAGACCCATGGGTAGGAATGCCTCTGGTGTAAGGGGTATTAAGCCTTCTGGTCGTGAAGATGAAGTTGTAGGCATGATATGTCTTGAAAATGACACATATGAGATTCTGGTGGTTTCAGAAAATGGTTACGGGAAAAGGTCTAAACTTGAAGACTATCGTGTTACAAACAGGGGAGGAAAAGGCGTGAAAACCATTAATATTACCCAAAAAACGGGCAACCTTATCGCAATCAATAATGTACAGAATTCTGATGACCTGATGATCATCAACAAATCTGGTCTTATTATTCGCCTGGCTGTATCAAGCATCCCTGTCATTGGCAGAGCTACACAAGGCGTAAAACTCATTGGCTTACGTTACGGCGATGCCATCGCAGCCATTACAAAGGTCGATGTTGAAGAAAATAAAAAAGAAGGTGGTATTGAGCCTGATGAGTCGCCAGGAAATGACGCCCCTCCAATCAGCGATGATGCCATAATTAGCGATGAAAAAGAGAAAAATGGCATGGATTTCGTTTAA
- a CDS encoding ATP-dependent Clp protease ATP-binding subunit, which produces MEAKFSQRVKDVLTYSREEALRLGNDYIGVEHLLLGMIREGEGQAIQILTYLGIDTNEIKNRIEQSIVNKGKHTPEIENIPLVKQAERALKITYLEAKLFSSELIGTEHLLLAILKDEDNLVTKLLHNYNIDYETIKEELKSFNTDKGFPSKQEPTDELPGGTADDDAEDGSKGLSNSLRKLSDSKSKTPVLDNFGRDVTKAAEENRLDPIVGREKELERIAQILSRRKKNNPILIGEPGVGKSAIVEGLAIRIVSKKVSRALFNKRVFTLDLASLVAGTKYRGQFEERMKAVLNELEKNHDIILFIDEIHTIVGAGNASGSLDASNMFKPALSRGDIQCIGATTLDEYRQYIEKDGALERRFQKILVDPTSPEETVEILNNIKEKYEDHHLVKYTPDSIKSCVSLTNRYMTDRYLPDKAIDALDEAGARVHIKNINVPDEIIQIETDIEDTKQKKTKAINSQKFEEAAKHRDIERRLQDDLERARKKWEEESKINRQVVDAENVAEVVAMMTGIPIQRIAQNESARLVRMESELENSVVGQTEAIKKVVRAIRRNRAGLKDPNKPIGSFIFLGPTGVGKTHLAKVLAEFLFDSTDALVRIDMSEYMEKFAVSRLIGAPPGYVGYEEGGQLTEKIRRKPYSIVLLDEIEKAHPDIFHLLLQVLDDGLLTDSLGRRVDFKNTIIIMTSNIGSRQLKDFGQGVGFATDARKSTTVDFAKSVIENALKKTFAPEFLNRIDDVVIFEPLERDDIHKIIDIELRYLFERVNTIGFMISVTEKAKDFILDKGWDAQFGARPLKRAIQKYIEDPLAEEIIKTELSEGSIIIVDYDSVKEDTVINISKPVPNTEQA; this is translated from the coding sequence ATGGAAGCAAAATTCTCACAAAGGGTTAAGGATGTTCTGACCTACAGCCGTGAAGAGGCATTACGTTTGGGGAATGATTATATTGGTGTTGAACATTTACTTCTTGGAATGATCAGAGAAGGTGAAGGACAGGCTATTCAAATACTGACCTACCTCGGCATTGACACCAATGAGATAAAAAACAGGATAGAGCAATCTATTGTCAATAAGGGTAAGCATACTCCTGAAATCGAAAACATTCCTCTTGTCAAGCAGGCTGAGCGAGCATTGAAGATCACTTATCTGGAGGCTAAACTTTTTAGCAGTGAGCTTATCGGGACTGAGCATTTGTTACTTGCTATATTAAAGGATGAGGATAATCTGGTCACAAAATTGCTTCATAATTATAACATCGATTACGAAACAATAAAGGAAGAACTTAAGTCATTCAATACTGATAAAGGATTTCCGTCAAAACAGGAGCCAACTGATGAATTACCAGGGGGAACGGCCGATGATGATGCAGAAGATGGCAGCAAAGGGTTGAGTAACAGTCTGCGGAAATTATCAGATTCAAAGTCCAAGACTCCTGTACTTGATAACTTCGGCAGAGATGTGACCAAAGCTGCTGAGGAGAATCGTCTTGACCCAATAGTAGGACGTGAAAAAGAGTTGGAACGTATAGCTCAGATATTAAGCCGGCGGAAAAAAAACAATCCTATCCTGATCGGCGAGCCTGGAGTTGGTAAATCAGCTATCGTTGAGGGCCTTGCAATCAGAATCGTTAGCAAAAAGGTTTCCCGGGCATTGTTCAACAAACGTGTTTTTACTTTAGACTTGGCCTCGCTGGTTGCCGGAACAAAATACCGGGGACAATTTGAAGAGCGAATGAAAGCCGTGCTGAATGAGCTGGAGAAAAATCATGACATCATTCTTTTCATAGATGAAATCCACACAATTGTCGGAGCCGGCAATGCATCAGGTTCGCTCGATGCATCGAATATGTTTAAACCTGCACTATCCAGAGGTGATATACAGTGTATTGGTGCAACAACTCTTGACGAATATCGTCAGTACATCGAAAAAGATGGAGCACTCGAACGCCGCTTTCAAAAAATACTTGTTGATCCGACTTCTCCGGAAGAAACAGTTGAAATTCTCAATAATATCAAAGAAAAATATGAGGATCACCACCTGGTCAAGTATACCCCTGATTCAATCAAGTCCTGTGTATCTCTTACCAACAGATATATGACTGATCGTTATTTACCAGATAAAGCTATTGACGCTCTCGACGAAGCAGGTGCAAGAGTCCATATAAAAAATATTAATGTTCCGGATGAAATAATTCAAATTGAAACTGATATTGAAGACACTAAACAGAAAAAAACAAAAGCCATAAACAGCCAAAAATTTGAAGAAGCAGCGAAACACAGGGACATCGAAAGAAGATTACAGGATGACCTCGAGAGGGCGAGAAAGAAGTGGGAAGAAGAATCCAAAATAAACCGGCAAGTAGTGGATGCAGAAAATGTTGCTGAGGTCGTGGCAATGATGACCGGAATCCCCATTCAACGTATCGCACAAAATGAAAGTGCGCGTTTGGTGAGAATGGAATCAGAACTCGAGAATTCAGTCGTTGGACAAACGGAAGCTATCAAAAAGGTTGTCAGGGCAATACGACGAAACAGAGCTGGATTAAAAGATCCCAATAAACCTATCGGTAGCTTTATTTTTTTAGGTCCAACCGGCGTTGGTAAAACCCACCTCGCAAAAGTCCTTGCTGAATTTCTCTTCGATTCAACCGATGCACTGGTGAGGATAGATATGAGCGAATATATGGAAAAATTTGCTGTTTCCAGACTTATAGGCGCTCCTCCGGGATACGTGGGATATGAAGAAGGTGGGCAACTTACAGAAAAAATAAGACGTAAACCCTACTCAATAGTTCTTCTCGATGAAATTGAGAAAGCTCATCCGGATATTTTCCATTTACTCCTTCAGGTCCTTGATGATGGTCTTCTCACAGACAGTCTGGGACGCCGTGTCGATTTCAAGAATACGATTATCATCATGACATCAAATATCGGTTCCAGGCAACTTAAAGACTTTGGACAGGGTGTCGGTTTTGCAACGGATGCAAGGAAATCAACTACTGTTGACTTTGCAAAAAGTGTCATCGAAAATGCCTTGAAAAAGACTTTTGCTCCTGAATTTCTTAATCGTATAGATGATGTCGTTATTTTTGAGCCTCTTGAACGTGATGATATCCATAAAATTATTGATATTGAACTCCGTTACCTGTTCGAAAGAGTAAACACCATTGGTTTTATGATCAGTGTAACTGAAAAAGCCAAAGACTTTATTCTTGATAAGGGTTGGGATGCACAATTTGGTGCACGCCCCTTGAAACGGGCGATTCAAAAATATATCGAAGATCCTTTGGCTGAAGAAATCATTAAAACCGAGCTCTCTGAAGGTTCTATTATTATTGTAGATTACGACAGTGTTAAAGAAGATACTGTTATAAACATTTCTAAACCTGTTCCAAATACTGAACAGGCATAG